The DNA region TGTGGGATTTGGCATGGCAGACGACGAAGACCCGCTTGAGCGGTTTCGTCGGCGCGTTCGTCGCGATCCTCTGCGGGACGGCGCTGGTCGCCGGTTGCGGCATCCTGATGGAATCGGGTCTGCGCGCGGGTGTCCCGACGCAGCGGTACGTGGACGCGGCGGTCGTCGTCGGCGGTCAGCAGACGGTCGACCCGCCGGGCGCCGGGCCGCTCGAGACCCAGCAGGTCGCCGAGCAGGCTTCGGTACCGGTGAGCCTCGCCGGGCTGATCTCGGCGGTGCCGGGTGTCCGCGGCGTGGTCGCGGAGCAGAGCTTCCCGGCCACCGTGGTGACGGCCGACGGCCGGACGCTGAACGGCCCCGAAGGCGGCCAGTCGCTGGGGCACAACTGGGACGCCGCGGCGCTGGCGCCGTTCTCGCTGCGTGACGGCCGGGCGCCCGCGGCCGCCGACGAGGTCGTCCTGGACGCGGACCTGGCGTCGCGGAGCGGGGTGTCGGCAGGTCAGCGGGTGAAGATCGCCGTCCGCTCGACGCCGGTGGAGTTCCGGGTTTCCGGTATCGCCGCCCCGAAGTCGGGCGACGGCCTCACCCGGCAATCCGCGGTGTTCTTCTCTCCGGAGAAGGCCGCCGAACTCGCCGGGACACCCGGACAGGCGCACGCAATCGGTGTCCTGGCGGACCCGGGCGTCACGCCGGGGGACCTCGCCGACCGGGTCCGTGCCGCAGTCGGCACCGACAAGGTGACGGTGACGACCGGCGTCGAGCGCAGCACGGTCGAGTTCCTCGACGTCAGCCAGACGCGGATGCTGCTGATGGCGCTCGCGGGCTCCTTCGGCGGGTTCGCGCTGCTCATCGCGGTGTTCGTCGTGGCGAGCACGCTGGCGCTGGTCATCAACCAGCGGCGCCGGGAGTTCGCGTTGCTGCGGGCGATCGCGGCGACCCCCCAGCAGATCCGCAAGCTCATCGGCGCCGAGACGATGATCGTCGCGGTGGCCGCCGGGGTGCTGGGCAGCGGCCTCGGCGTGGCCGTGGGATACGGGCTGAGGAACGCGTTCGGGGCCATCGGCGTGATCCCGCCGGACTTCGAACTGGCGATCAGCCCGATCCCGCTCGTCGCCGCGCTGGCGCTCGGCCTCGGCACGGCGCGCCTGGCCGCCTGGTCGGCTTCGCGGCGCCCGTCGTCGATCCGCCCGGTGGAGGCGCTCGGCGAGGCCGCGGTGGAGCGTCGTGAACTCGGACGTGTGCGCGTCCTCATCGGCTGTGCGCTGGTGGTGGCCGGTCTCGGCGGATCGATGGTCCCGATCTTCCTCAGCGGCGACGCGGGGCTCGCGGCTTCGGGGAGCTCGTCATTGATCATCGTCATCGGGCTGGCCGTGGTCAGCCCGAAGGTGGTCGCCGTGATGACGCGGCTGATCGCGCCGGTGCTCAACCGGACGTCGCGGATCAGCGGCTACCTGGCCGCGGCGAACAACCAGGCCAACTCGCGCCGCCTCGCCGCTGCGGTGACACCGGTGATGCTGGCGGTCTCGTTCGCGCTGACGATGTTCTACAGCCAGACCTCCGCGGCCGCCGCGCGCCAGGAGGAGACCGTCGAGTCGACCACCGCGGACCACGTGCTCGCCAGTGGCACGGGCGGGCTCTCGCCGGAGGTCGCCGAGGCGGCACGGCGGATCCCCGGCGTCGCCGCCGCGACCCCGGTCGTCCGCACCGAGGTGATCAACACGGTGCAGGAACAGGACAGCCTGCGCGTCGAGCGGTACGCGGCGCAGGGGCTGGACGGCGCGCAGATCCGCGGGAATCTCGAACTGGGTGTCGTGTCGGGCAAGATCACCGACCTGACCGGGAACACCGTCGCGATGAGCGAATCGGAAGCCGGCTGGTACGAGAAGAAGATCGGCGACGAGGTCGAGTTCTACTTCGGTGACGGCGCCCCGGCCAAACTGCGGCTGGTCGCCACCTACACCCGCGACCAGGCGTTCGGCCGCTATGTGCTGCCCGCGGAGCTCGCCAGGGCGCACACCGGCGACCGGATGGACGACGCGGTGCTGGTGCGGCAGCAGCCCGACGCGGACTCCGCCACGGTGACCGCCGCGCTGAACGATCTCGCGACCCGCTATCCGGGACTGGCCGTGACACCGGGATCGGCGGTGGCCGCTCCCGCGGGCGGGCAGCAGCAGGCCCAGTTCTACGTGAACCTGGTCGCGGTCGGGGTGATCCTCGGCTACGTCGTCATCTCCGTGGCGAACACGCTGGTGATGAGCACGGCACAGCGTTCCCGCGAGTTCGCGCTGCTGCGCCTGATCGGCACGTCGAAACGCCAGGTGGTGCGGATGATGCGCTTCGAAGCGCTGACGACGGTCGGCGTCGCGGCGCTGCTGGGGACCGTGGTGGCCGGGGTTCCGCTGGTACTGCTGAATCTCGGCCTGCGCGGCACGCCGCTGCCGTCCGGCACGATCACCGTCTTCGGCGGGGTCGTCGCCGGGGCGATCCTGCTCGGCGTCCTGTCGCTCGGTCTCGCCACCCGCGTGGCGCTGCGGTCGAAGCCGATCGAAGCGATCGGCCTCCGCGAGTAGTACGTTCCCGTCGTCCGGTCAGCCCTCGGCGGCCGGCCGGACGGCGGGGATCTTCCCGCCGCGGAAGGCGTCCACGAACAACCGGTGGTCTTCCCGTGACTGTTCGGCGTAGGCCATGCCGAACTCGGTCAGCGTGCGGACGAACTCGTCCTCGCGGTCGCCGATCACCCCGGCGATGGCCTCTTCGCTCTGGAAGTCGACGAGGGTCTGCTCCGAGTCCGAATCGGACACACAGTGCATCTTCGCGGTGGCCCGGCCAAGGTAGTCGAGGACCGGCCCCATTTCCGACGGCTCGGTCAGATCCGACCAGTCCAGATCGTCGACGTAGGGCGACAGCTCCGAGACCACGAACCCGGTCCCGTCGATCTCCGTGTGACCCAGCCAGGGATCCGCGTGCGCCTGCAACGCGCGCTGGGAGACGGCCGTGCGGTGCCCCTCGTCGGTGAAGTAGCCCCGGATGCGCTCGTCGGACACGATCCGGCTCGGCGCCGCGACGTTCCCTTGCTTCATCGACAGGACGACGTCGTTCTCCAGTGCCTGGGTGCGGCCTTCGACGAGGATGTTGTACGCGGGCAGCCCGGCCGAGCCGATGCCGAACCCGGTCCGGCCGACGATGTCCTTGACCCGGTAGGTGATGCTGCCGAACCGCTTGTTCTCCGGAATGGTGTCCAAATAGGACTCGAACGCCCTGGTCGCGATCTCGTGCTCGGCCTTGCCGAGGACCCGGACCCCGGGCCCGTGCCGGAACCTGCGGTCGTAATCCTCCACAGTGGTCAGTTCGTCGAGCAGATCGATCCGGGTCTTGAGCCGGGCCCTCAGCAGGACGTCGTGCAGGACGCCTTCGGTGCTGTCCAGCTGAAGCCGGACGAGTTCGTCGCCGGGCCGCTCGGCGTACTCGCGGACCTGCTTGACGTAGGCGCGCAGATAGGTGCCGATCAGCTTCTCGATGTCGTCGTCCGAGATCGCCTTGCTCCACGCCAGCAGCGCGACGCTCGCGGCCAGCCGTTTCAGGTCCCAGGTGAAGCAGCCGAGGTAGGCCTCGTCGAAGTCGTTGACGTCGAACACCAGCGTCCCGGACGAATCCATGTAGCTGCCGAAGTTCTCGGCGTGCAGGTCGCCCTGGATCCACACTCGGCTGGTCTCGGCGTTCGCCCACGGGTCGTCCTCGTGCACCATGTCCGCGTAGAACAGGCACGCCGAGCCCCGGTAGAAGGCGAACGGAGCGGCGGCCATCTTGCGGAACTTGCGGCGGAACGCGTCGGCGTCCGCGCGCATGAGGTCCTCGAAGGCCTCCACCAGCACCTCGACGATCCGCGTTCGGCGATCGTCCTCGCCCCGCTCGCGGATCCGCCCGACCACACCTGTCATCACGACCTCCAGACGTCGTTACGGTGCCACAGGTCGGTTCGCCGGGCAGATCAGATCTTGCGGAAACGGGCGTCCAGCAGCGCGAAGGCGCCGAACACGGCGATCCCCGCCGCGAGCGTGAGGAGCATCGGGACGCCGTAGGGCTGAGCAGCGAGCGTCTTCATGGCCACGTCCAGCCCGCTCGCTTTGGCGGGGTCGAAGGTGACCGCGGCGACCACCGTCAGCACCCCGACGGTGCCGTATGCGGCGGAGAGCGCGATCCAGCCGATCTGCCCGAGCCGGATCGTCGCGGCGCGGGTCGGCCCGGACGCGCCGCCGAAGTCGAGCTCCCGCACGAAGGTCTTCCGGAACCCGCGCTGGGCGAGGAACACCGCCACCGCGACGACGGCGATCCCGGTGGTCGCGACCAGTGCCTGGCCGTAGGACTCCGCCAGCAGCCCGGCGACGAGCGAGGCTTGCCCGTCGTCGGCACCCGCGACGGCGATCTTCACCGCGCTGTAGGACACAAGGCCGTACAGCACGACCTCGATGGCGCTGACGATCCGGCGCACGGTCCGCCGCCGCGCCTTGACGTGCCGGTGCCCGGTGATCGCTTCGCTCAGCTGCCACAACGCCAGGACGGCGAGACCGGCCGCGATCAGCCAGAGCAGCCACGCGCCGCCCTCGGAGACCACCGCCTGCAGTGCGCCCGCCTTGTCCGCCTTCGCCTTGTCGCCGAGGGCCACCTGCGCCGCGAGCCAGGCGACGAGGAGGTGCACGACCGCGTAACAGACGAGCCCGCCGCGGGCGATCAGGCCGAA from Amycolatopsis sp. EV170708-02-1 includes:
- a CDS encoding DUF1206 domain-containing protein, coding for MRDSKTFGLIARGGLVCYAVVHLLVAWLAAQVALGDKAKADKAGALQAVVSEGGAWLLWLIAAGLAVLALWQLSEAITGHRHVKARRRTVRRIVSAIEVVLYGLVSYSAVKIAVAGADDGQASLVAGLLAESYGQALVATTGIAVVAVAVFLAQRGFRKTFVRELDFGGASGPTRAATIRLGQIGWIALSAAYGTVGVLTVVAAVTFDPAKASGLDVAMKTLAAQPYGVPMLLTLAAGIAVFGAFALLDARFRKI
- a CDS encoding DUF2252 domain-containing protein translates to MTGVVGRIRERGEDDRRTRIVEVLVEAFEDLMRADADAFRRKFRKMAAAPFAFYRGSACLFYADMVHEDDPWANAETSRVWIQGDLHAENFGSYMDSSGTLVFDVNDFDEAYLGCFTWDLKRLAASVALLAWSKAISDDDIEKLIGTYLRAYVKQVREYAERPGDELVRLQLDSTEGVLHDVLLRARLKTRIDLLDELTTVEDYDRRFRHGPGVRVLGKAEHEIATRAFESYLDTIPENKRFGSITYRVKDIVGRTGFGIGSAGLPAYNILVEGRTQALENDVVLSMKQGNVAAPSRIVSDERIRGYFTDEGHRTAVSQRALQAHADPWLGHTEIDGTGFVVSELSPYVDDLDWSDLTEPSEMGPVLDYLGRATAKMHCVSDSDSEQTLVDFQSEEAIAGVIGDREDEFVRTLTEFGMAYAEQSREDHRLFVDAFRGGKIPAVRPAAEG
- a CDS encoding FtsX-like permease family protein, which produces MWDLAWQTTKTRLSGFVGAFVAILCGTALVAGCGILMESGLRAGVPTQRYVDAAVVVGGQQTVDPPGAGPLETQQVAEQASVPVSLAGLISAVPGVRGVVAEQSFPATVVTADGRTLNGPEGGQSLGHNWDAAALAPFSLRDGRAPAAADEVVLDADLASRSGVSAGQRVKIAVRSTPVEFRVSGIAAPKSGDGLTRQSAVFFSPEKAAELAGTPGQAHAIGVLADPGVTPGDLADRVRAAVGTDKVTVTTGVERSTVEFLDVSQTRMLLMALAGSFGGFALLIAVFVVASTLALVINQRRREFALLRAIAATPQQIRKLIGAETMIVAVAAGVLGSGLGVAVGYGLRNAFGAIGVIPPDFELAISPIPLVAALALGLGTARLAAWSASRRPSSIRPVEALGEAAVERRELGRVRVLIGCALVVAGLGGSMVPIFLSGDAGLAASGSSSLIIVIGLAVVSPKVVAVMTRLIAPVLNRTSRISGYLAAANNQANSRRLAAAVTPVMLAVSFALTMFYSQTSAAAARQEETVESTTADHVLASGTGGLSPEVAEAARRIPGVAAATPVVRTEVINTVQEQDSLRVERYAAQGLDGAQIRGNLELGVVSGKITDLTGNTVAMSESEAGWYEKKIGDEVEFYFGDGAPAKLRLVATYTRDQAFGRYVLPAELARAHTGDRMDDAVLVRQQPDADSATVTAALNDLATRYPGLAVTPGSAVAAPAGGQQQAQFYVNLVAVGVILGYVVISVANTLVMSTAQRSREFALLRLIGTSKRQVVRMMRFEALTTVGVAALLGTVVAGVPLVLLNLGLRGTPLPSGTITVFGGVVAGAILLGVLSLGLATRVALRSKPIEAIGLRE